A single window of Paenibacillus sp. FSL H8-0537 DNA harbors:
- a CDS encoding MerR family transcriptional regulator, whose product MADEIRRNMALFPIGIVMKLTDLTARQIRYYEQHDLIVPARTAGNQRLFSFNDVERLLEIKALIEKGVNIAGIKQVMNPVSKESDDATIVSEQSEVTRKELSDAQLHRMLKQQLLEKRPGQASLIQGQLSRFLHKR is encoded by the coding sequence ATGGCTGACGAGATACGTAGAAATATGGCCTTATTTCCAATAGGCATTGTAATGAAGCTTACTGATTTAACAGCCCGCCAAATTCGTTATTACGAGCAGCATGATTTGATAGTACCGGCTAGGACGGCTGGGAACCAGCGATTGTTTTCTTTTAATGATGTAGAACGGCTGCTGGAAATTAAAGCTTTAATTGAAAAGGGCGTCAACATAGCTGGAATCAAGCAGGTTATGAATCCGGTTTCCAAAGAATCCGACGATGCGACTATTGTAAGTGAGCAATCGGAGGTTACGCGTAAGGAACTGTCTGATGCCCAGCTTCACCGCATGCTCAAGCAGCAGCTATTGGAGAAACGGCCTGGTCAGGCCTCGCTTATACAGGGTCAGCTATCGCGTTTCTTGCACAAGCGCTAG